A single genomic interval of Stieleria maiorica harbors:
- the rpsR gene encoding 30S ribosomal protein S18 has protein sequence MPARPMSSRSRARKRSRVRSRAKKQDPIFVDGQRPRPMYVDYKDVELLKKMINRQGRIVGRRKSGCTAVSQHAVTAAVKRARYMALLPFQGD, from the coding sequence ATGCCAGCCCGACCGATGAGCTCGCGTAGCCGAGCCCGAAAACGTTCACGCGTCCGATCCCGCGCCAAAAAACAAGACCCGATTTTTGTCGACGGTCAACGACCGCGGCCGATGTACGTGGATTACAAGGACGTCGAGCTGCTGAAAAAGATGATCAACCGCCAAGGCCGGATCGTCGGGCGACGCAAGAGCGGTTGCACCGCAGTCAGCCAACACGCCGTGACCGCCGCCGTCAAACGCGCCCGCTACATGGCGCTGCTGCCCTTCCAAGGCGACTGA
- a CDS encoding acyl-CoA thioesterase: MSFRTRRMVEFRDTDAAGIVHFSAFFPWMESAEHEMLRSLGIKVLPESHDDPSVTWPRVSVSCDYANVARFEDWLDIDVSVVKTGRSSVQYRLAFSRQGGDGGVIPIATGTIVAVCCRLRPGGGLEKAVIPDDIRAKLDAV, from the coding sequence ATGAGCTTTCGAACTCGCCGGATGGTCGAGTTTCGTGACACCGATGCCGCCGGAATTGTTCACTTTTCGGCGTTCTTTCCGTGGATGGAATCCGCCGAGCACGAAATGCTTCGCTCGCTGGGAATCAAGGTCCTGCCCGAATCCCACGACGATCCCTCGGTGACCTGGCCCCGCGTCAGCGTCAGCTGCGATTATGCCAACGTCGCGAGATTCGAAGACTGGCTGGACATCGACGTGTCGGTGGTCAAAACCGGTCGCTCCAGTGTTCAGTATCGGTTGGCGTTTTCACGCCAGGGTGGCGATGGTGGGGTGATCCCGATCGCCACAGGGACCATCGTCGCCGTCTGCTGCCGTCTCCGCCCCGGCGGCGGGTTGGAAAAAGCGGTCATCCCCGATGACATCCGGGCCAAGCTGGATGCGGTTTAG
- a CDS encoding ABC transporter permease, giving the protein MDASQLFPGPMMLGQIADWFPIWVTPIYTIAIGLLLGAVAAAVFYAALALLSFIPPLGKLADSSTTGNIASIVIGVVFAVVLCGQYAMSDEGAVQPLILPLVLIGLVMGYAVVYGMWYRTRVEWGEILTEGIVPYVLSVAGVFVLIGLAGTYFISEPMRFVRALSEVHVIGDGTREVALTIPGADPSVSPDAATFHPQSIEYDLIGISELKISTDKTVMLSDGATMAEFSRNPTRVDAGETLVFRYEDRDQPPLPQDSSRFHIQNRELDPATVTITMTSIPRIPEMTQAAGIGGLVFFLLSGLVAFRQAAPRVWALAWSTAKNEMAQTLYLILLVIGVVGVVIFSIYPFNTLGDDIRMFKDSSVTLIMVLAMLQAVWSSGTSVSEEIEGRTALTVLSKPVSRRSFLLGKYAGIIMSVAVMFVIIGAVLLLLMAYKPIYDARETSKATPIWEIGFEEIMSTVPVLGLYFMQTMVIASIAVALATRLPLLANLILCFVIYVIGNLTQPLVASAQGENALVGFFGNLIAVIVPNLNVFNVQSAMDSGSHVPWIYLAGSFNYLVCFAVAIWMLAMLLFEDRDLA; this is encoded by the coding sequence TTGGACGCTTCGCAATTGTTTCCCGGACCGATGATGCTGGGGCAGATCGCAGACTGGTTCCCGATTTGGGTCACCCCGATCTACACGATTGCGATCGGATTGCTGTTGGGAGCTGTCGCGGCGGCCGTTTTCTACGCCGCCCTGGCGTTGCTGTCGTTCATCCCCCCGCTGGGCAAGCTGGCCGATTCATCGACCACCGGGAATATCGCTTCGATCGTGATCGGGGTGGTGTTTGCAGTCGTGCTGTGCGGCCAGTACGCGATGTCCGACGAGGGAGCGGTCCAGCCGCTGATTTTGCCCCTGGTTCTGATCGGATTGGTGATGGGGTACGCGGTGGTCTATGGGATGTGGTACCGCACGCGAGTGGAATGGGGAGAGATTCTGACCGAGGGGATCGTGCCCTACGTGTTGTCCGTCGCGGGGGTTTTTGTGTTGATCGGATTGGCGGGCACCTACTTCATTTCCGAGCCCATGCGATTCGTCCGCGCGCTCTCGGAAGTGCATGTGATCGGTGACGGAACGAGGGAAGTTGCGTTGACGATCCCGGGGGCGGATCCATCGGTCAGTCCCGACGCGGCGACGTTTCACCCGCAATCGATCGAATACGATTTGATCGGGATTTCGGAGTTGAAGATTTCGACCGACAAGACGGTGATGCTGTCCGACGGTGCGACGATGGCGGAATTCAGCCGCAACCCGACGCGCGTCGATGCCGGCGAGACGCTGGTGTTTCGCTATGAGGACCGCGATCAGCCGCCGCTGCCGCAAGATTCGTCGCGGTTCCACATTCAAAACCGCGAACTCGACCCGGCGACCGTCACCATCACCATGACGTCGATCCCCAGGATCCCCGAGATGACGCAGGCTGCCGGGATCGGCGGGCTGGTGTTCTTTTTGCTCAGCGGACTGGTCGCGTTTCGCCAAGCCGCCCCGCGAGTCTGGGCACTGGCTTGGTCGACGGCGAAGAACGAAATGGCGCAGACGCTGTATCTGATCCTGTTGGTCATCGGCGTGGTCGGAGTCGTCATCTTTTCGATTTACCCGTTCAACACGCTCGGTGACGACATCCGCATGTTCAAGGACAGCAGCGTGACACTGATCATGGTGCTGGCGATGCTGCAAGCGGTGTGGAGTTCGGGGACCTCGGTCAGCGAAGAGATCGAAGGCCGAACGGCACTGACGGTGTTGAGCAAACCGGTGTCCCGACGCTCGTTTCTGTTGGGCAAGTATGCCGGAATCATCATGTCGGTTGCGGTGATGTTCGTGATTATCGGGGCAGTCTTGCTGTTGTTGATGGCGTACAAGCCGATCTATGATGCTCGGGAAACGTCCAAGGCGACGCCGATTTGGGAGATCGGATTTGAGGAGATCATGTCGACTGTCCCGGTGTTGGGGTTGTACTTCATGCAAACGATGGTGATCGCTTCGATCGCGGTCGCCCTGGCAACCCGGCTGCCGCTGTTGGCCAATTTGATTCTCTGTTTCGTGATCTATGTCATCGGCAACCTGACCCAACCGCTGGTCGCGTCGGCCCAGGGGGAAAACGCGCTGGTGGGCTTCTTTGGCAATTTGATCGCGGTGATCGTGCCGAATTTGAATGTATTTAACGTTCAAAGTGCGATGGATAGCGGAAGCCACGTGCCCTGGATCTACCTGGCCGGTTCTTTTAACTATCTTGTATGTTTCGCGGTCGCGATTTGGATGTTGGCGATGCTGTTGTTCGAGGACCGCGACCTGGCATAG
- a CDS encoding ABC transporter ATP-binding protein, with amino-acid sequence MNRFHTLSAARREPEAGPGALSSLLWATLAGLLIPCVVLVVGLISLLLESRELRQASARLGANLYIQLPASFVDQPPLVQLTQLTSLAFAMAVVLSVAVWRHRRLADRRAAAITKALHQKVLKQSVRRAELEGAAAQSLNAQKLIGRHLPAVQAGLSFWYRSMPRSLFLLLGCVVLALLVHIWLAVVAVISGVMVWRMYRFVRGSDLDEVGRWELPQLRAQMAALVGRAPKMARLRAQGIAEASFQHELDQLYQKLREKDAERARVWPLMFLAASAAIAIMVIGLGLNLLETEAGLSLSSAVVLGLSLAGAVTGVWRLQSLGKKLRDSGTACDAVYSYLRRSDEATPSEQRVGLAGLRDGVEFRDVTLVDSHGQPILNHITTEFTPQSLVTLLGTDSVSPQAMVELLMGFGRPGSGEVRIDGLRLLEVHPASLAKNVMWIEPSGPLWDGTIEENLAAGSGGTISNADIVDALREVDVYDQIQRLPEGLSTYATVEGVSLSTEATYGIGLARALLHRPPILLVGEPPAPNAQLADDPCLKAIKKLVDQGSLVVMLPRRLQTLRTADRVILLNGPNLAGEGKHSDLLADSDLYRHLNYLLFNPYRPGR; translated from the coding sequence TTGAATCGATTCCATACTCTTTCGGCAGCCCGTCGCGAACCGGAGGCGGGCCCGGGCGCACTTTCCTCGTTGCTTTGGGCGACACTTGCCGGCCTGCTGATCCCCTGTGTGGTCCTGGTGGTCGGGCTGATCTCGTTGTTGCTGGAATCGAGAGAATTGCGTCAGGCGTCGGCGCGGCTGGGGGCGAATTTGTACATCCAGCTTCCGGCCTCATTTGTCGACCAGCCACCGCTGGTCCAATTGACTCAGCTGACTTCGCTGGCGTTTGCGATGGCGGTGGTGTTGAGTGTGGCGGTGTGGCGTCATCGCCGTTTGGCCGATCGTCGTGCGGCCGCGATCACCAAGGCACTGCATCAAAAAGTGCTGAAGCAGAGCGTGCGCCGGGCGGAACTGGAGGGCGCCGCGGCGCAATCGTTGAACGCTCAGAAACTGATCGGTCGACACCTGCCGGCCGTTCAAGCCGGGCTATCGTTCTGGTATCGCTCCATGCCGCGCAGCTTGTTCCTCTTGCTGGGGTGCGTCGTGCTGGCGTTATTGGTTCACATTTGGTTGGCCGTGGTTGCCGTGATCAGCGGCGTGATGGTTTGGCGGATGTACCGTTTTGTGCGTGGCAGCGACTTGGACGAAGTCGGTCGGTGGGAGCTTCCCCAGTTGCGTGCCCAAATGGCGGCCTTGGTCGGCCGCGCCCCTAAGATGGCTCGTTTAAGAGCCCAGGGGATTGCCGAAGCATCGTTTCAGCATGAACTGGACCAGTTGTACCAGAAGCTACGGGAGAAGGACGCCGAACGTGCCCGCGTCTGGCCGCTGATGTTCTTGGCCGCGTCGGCGGCGATCGCCATCATGGTCATCGGCTTGGGATTGAATTTGCTGGAGACCGAAGCGGGGCTAAGTCTTTCGTCGGCCGTCGTGCTCGGCCTCTCGCTCGCCGGCGCGGTGACGGGCGTCTGGCGGTTGCAGTCGCTGGGGAAAAAATTGCGTGACAGCGGGACCGCCTGCGATGCCGTTTATTCCTACTTGCGACGAAGTGACGAAGCGACCCCGTCGGAGCAACGCGTCGGATTGGCCGGGTTGAGAGACGGCGTGGAGTTTCGCGACGTGACCTTGGTCGATTCCCATGGCCAGCCGATCCTGAATCATATCACGACCGAGTTCACGCCCCAGTCTCTGGTCACGTTGCTCGGAACGGATTCGGTGTCGCCGCAAGCGATGGTCGAATTGTTGATGGGGTTTGGACGCCCGGGATCGGGAGAGGTGCGGATCGACGGGCTAAGGCTGTTGGAAGTACACCCGGCTTCATTGGCCAAGAATGTGATGTGGATCGAACCATCCGGCCCGCTGTGGGACGGGACGATCGAAGAGAACCTGGCGGCCGGAAGCGGTGGCACGATCAGCAACGCGGACATCGTCGATGCGCTCCGCGAGGTCGATGTCTATGACCAGATCCAACGTCTGCCGGAAGGCTTGTCGACCTACGCGACGGTCGAAGGCGTTTCGCTTTCGACCGAAGCGACCTATGGGATCGGATTGGCCCGCGCGCTGTTGCATCGCCCACCGATCCTGTTGGTCGGTGAACCGCCGGCCCCCAATGCACAGCTCGCCGACGATCCGTGTTTAAAGGCGATCAAGAAGCTGGTCGACCAAGGTTCGTTGGTCGTGATGCTGCCGCGCCGGCTGCAAACGTTGCGGACGGCTGATCGCGTGATCCTGCTGAACGGTCCCAACCTGGCCGGCGAAGGCAAACACAGCGACCTGCTGGCCGACAGCGATCTGTATCGCCACTTGAACTACCTGCTGTTCAATCCCTATCGCCCGGGACGGTAA
- a CDS encoding serine/threonine-protein kinase, which yields MSIAQSEFWSRLVRSGIADPGSCQRYGAAFAQSPEKSTGDDGAAVAAFLVRTEVLTNFQAAQLLAADDSDRQIGLALRVGSYVMTSDQPVQPFSHWIPVQTPVTEDAPVPRYGFLLRVPLGSLDETRRSWIAVHSEIRAESLQAIELSGGAQAGTTDQTVEIFSPLPTGASLFQVLQTKSSLSPRKTVRIGVDLANALHALHQPLDSGSVLAHGAVGSDHVWVTPKGHAILLRDPSSPARSPLADLSTSWIEYLESPALHAAPELADSAVMPTPASDLYSLGSLLFRLLLGRPAFSAAIASSGEHGRALPAAHNQPQPPELIEAVQQGAAGNPLLRVLAYAMAQDPAARFDSAAAMAEALRRAGELVDAKPKPSSPKSKTKKTPPDTPPAARPPAPPADPPPAPPATAPPIETPMAALPRAAKRAPSPPAPPTVQTSPPPQQPAGQETPAAGNATTTSETAAPEIAPPDTAAAAPDAVPSAPPSTADADDPEGRPTRRKRRTRRKNRIPILAGMMVLPLMMLALAIALRGRGPVEPPPPRRPSPGIINRVPEVRESRREVADNQPTLVNGYEIVDSDRLLWVPPYSADSPPPSLELLPPGPAMILSIPLAQVSQNADARSLTSTFDAELSPWIELAQQRAGVPKDQIARCTAAFFPGKDGWPEVALVVDLVTPVALDTLTEKWQAFESRTPDGVIIYAGEDLDGDAYYVGGGEKGKPPEGGNVGRFAIASLDRIREVAETEGASIPLVRSMQTLWNQTSAESDLVALVTPNFLFADGRQMLDASLPEFTRPLKRWLIPDVAAFSLSASAGDGALYLELRELPSGGATAATLLKAFRDTTQTWPDWADQFILTSVPDPSWRLLATRLPLMLRFVNEQTRSSILGETVVASTYLPVDAGSQIALGTFLAMNTPAGADTVAGTTKAESLSLDQILDRPMSISFLQLSLQFAVDAVVDEFKQTLPEGSTMPGVRIIGADLEKNGITQNQQIRNFEHEDQPLRKVLTELVLGANPDKTATGPTDPKQSLIWVVHPTGKPPEETEILITTRDAAAGKYELPEEFRIPEGN from the coding sequence ATGTCGATCGCACAGAGCGAATTCTGGTCTCGTTTGGTCCGATCCGGGATCGCCGACCCGGGCAGTTGCCAACGCTACGGTGCCGCGTTCGCACAGTCGCCGGAAAAATCGACGGGCGACGACGGGGCCGCCGTCGCCGCCTTTTTGGTCCGAACGGAGGTTCTGACGAACTTCCAGGCCGCGCAGCTGCTTGCCGCGGACGATTCGGACCGACAAATCGGTCTCGCACTGCGGGTCGGTTCCTATGTGATGACCAGCGATCAACCGGTCCAGCCGTTTTCCCATTGGATCCCCGTCCAGACGCCGGTGACCGAAGACGCTCCGGTTCCCCGCTACGGTTTCCTGCTGCGTGTCCCGCTGGGGAGTCTGGATGAAACCCGTCGCAGCTGGATTGCGGTGCACAGTGAAATTCGCGCCGAATCGCTGCAGGCGATCGAACTGTCCGGTGGTGCCCAAGCGGGGACGACCGATCAGACCGTCGAAATCTTTTCCCCGCTTCCCACCGGGGCGTCGCTCTTCCAGGTGCTGCAGACCAAGTCGTCGCTCAGTCCGCGAAAGACGGTTCGGATCGGCGTCGACCTGGCCAACGCGTTACATGCGCTGCATCAGCCGCTCGATTCCGGATCGGTCCTGGCCCATGGGGCGGTGGGATCGGATCACGTCTGGGTCACCCCCAAAGGCCACGCGATCCTGCTCCGCGACCCGTCCTCCCCGGCGCGGTCACCGCTGGCGGACCTTTCCACCAGTTGGATCGAATACCTGGAATCGCCCGCGCTGCATGCCGCCCCCGAGCTGGCCGACTCGGCGGTGATGCCGACGCCGGCCTCGGATCTGTATTCGCTGGGATCACTGTTGTTCCGGCTGCTGCTCGGACGTCCCGCCTTCTCCGCCGCGATCGCCTCCTCCGGCGAACACGGGCGCGCGTTGCCGGCCGCACACAACCAACCACAACCACCCGAGTTGATCGAAGCGGTCCAGCAAGGGGCTGCGGGAAACCCGCTGCTTCGTGTCTTGGCCTATGCGATGGCACAGGACCCCGCGGCGCGATTTGATTCCGCCGCCGCGATGGCTGAAGCGCTCCGCCGCGCCGGTGAATTGGTCGACGCAAAACCGAAGCCATCCAGCCCGAAATCGAAAACGAAGAAAACGCCGCCGGACACTCCACCGGCCGCTCGGCCTCCAGCCCCTCCGGCCGATCCGCCCCCAGCCCCGCCCGCCACCGCTCCGCCGATCGAAACACCAATGGCGGCCTTGCCCCGCGCGGCGAAACGCGCCCCTTCGCCACCCGCCCCACCGACGGTCCAGACCAGCCCGCCGCCGCAGCAACCCGCCGGGCAAGAGACGCCCGCCGCCGGCAACGCCACAACAACATCGGAAACCGCAGCTCCGGAAATTGCCCCCCCGGACACGGCGGCGGCAGCGCCGGACGCTGTGCCCTCGGCCCCCCCATCAACCGCCGACGCGGACGATCCCGAGGGCCGGCCCACACGGCGGAAGCGTCGCACGCGACGCAAGAATCGGATCCCGATCCTGGCCGGCATGATGGTGTTGCCGCTGATGATGCTGGCCCTGGCCATCGCACTGCGCGGTCGCGGACCGGTAGAGCCCCCGCCGCCGCGGCGGCCGAGTCCGGGAATCATCAATCGGGTTCCAGAGGTCCGCGAGTCGCGGCGTGAGGTGGCCGACAACCAACCGACGCTCGTCAATGGTTACGAAATCGTCGACAGTGACCGGTTGCTTTGGGTGCCACCGTACTCGGCCGATTCCCCGCCGCCGTCCCTGGAGCTCCTGCCGCCCGGTCCGGCGATGATCCTTTCAATTCCGCTGGCGCAGGTCAGCCAGAATGCCGACGCCCGATCGTTAACGTCGACCTTTGACGCGGAGCTGTCGCCTTGGATCGAGCTGGCCCAGCAGCGGGCCGGGGTGCCGAAGGACCAGATCGCACGCTGTACCGCGGCATTTTTTCCCGGCAAGGATGGATGGCCCGAAGTCGCCTTGGTGGTCGATCTGGTCACACCGGTCGCGTTGGACACGCTGACGGAAAAGTGGCAGGCGTTCGAATCCCGCACTCCCGACGGAGTGATCATCTACGCCGGGGAAGACCTGGACGGCGATGCGTACTACGTCGGCGGCGGTGAAAAAGGAAAGCCGCCCGAAGGTGGCAACGTCGGGCGGTTCGCCATCGCCTCGCTGGATCGAATTCGCGAGGTGGCCGAAACCGAAGGCGCGTCGATACCGCTGGTTCGCAGCATGCAAACTCTGTGGAACCAAACCAGTGCGGAAAGTGACCTGGTCGCCTTGGTCACGCCCAACTTCTTGTTCGCCGATGGCCGCCAAATGCTGGACGCCTCGCTGCCCGAATTCACTCGACCGCTGAAACGCTGGTTGATTCCCGATGTCGCCGCCTTCTCGTTGTCCGCTTCGGCGGGCGATGGGGCGCTGTACTTGGAACTGCGCGAATTGCCCAGCGGCGGAGCGACCGCAGCGACGTTGTTGAAAGCGTTCCGCGATACCACTCAAACGTGGCCCGATTGGGCGGACCAATTCATTTTGACTTCGGTTCCCGATCCGTCGTGGCGACTGTTGGCCACCCGTTTGCCGCTGATGCTGCGGTTCGTCAACGAACAAACGCGTAGCTCGATCCTGGGTGAAACCGTCGTCGCGTCGACGTATCTCCCCGTCGATGCCGGATCGCAAATCGCACTGGGAACGTTCTTGGCGATGAACACACCGGCCGGCGCTGACACGGTGGCCGGGACTACCAAAGCCGAATCGCTGTCACTTGATCAGATCCTCGATCGGCCGATGTCGATCTCGTTTTTGCAACTCTCCTTGCAGTTCGCCGTCGATGCCGTCGTCGATGAGTTCAAGCAAACCCTGCCCGAAGGATCGACGATGCCGGGGGTGCGGATCATCGGTGCCGATCTGGAGAAAAACGGGATCACTCAAAACCAACAGATCCGTAATTTCGAGCATGAAGACCAGCCGCTGCGAAAGGTGCTGACCGAGTTGGTGCTGGGCGCCAATCCGGACAAGACCGCGACTGGACCGACCGATCCCAAACAGTCGCTGATTTGGGTCGTGCACCCGACGGGCAAACCGCCCGAAGAAACCGAGATTCTGATCACAACCCGCGACGCGGCCGCCGGCAAGTACGAATTGCCCGAAGAGTTTCGAATCCCCGAGGGCAATTAA
- the glgA gene encoding glycogen synthase GlgA: MNIVYVTSEAVPLAKTGGLADVCGTLPREVAALGHRCAVILPAFRSVHRSGLKIDTTDISFAIPMSPGKLVGGRLLRCLLPESNVVAWLIDQPQYFDRESLYGDSLGDYRDNAERFTFFCRAALAALMRIEMDVDVLHCNDWQSGLIPALVQASPTAYRSLSRAATLMTIHNMAYQGNFHRDAFAWTGLDWKHFTHESFEYYGQLNFLKTGIVCADHVTTVSPRYAMEICTPQHGCGLDGVLASKGGRVTGITNGIDETVWNPATDSTLPVRFDVDDWQTGKVANKRSLQSEFGLEESDDVPMIGLVGRLAEQKGWDLILPVIRQHVREGRPTQWMILGSGDKQIETELAALAAEAPQQVAAHIGFNDALAHRIEAGADLFVMPSHYEPCGLNQLYSLRYGTIPIVTATGGLADTVVDTTAENLANETATGFHLHEVSPRGLDEAVGRALQLRYHDQKNWNNLVERAMSADWSWRKSASQYVELYDHAVSLKRGMAKTPK, translated from the coding sequence TTGAATATTGTCTACGTAACTTCCGAAGCAGTTCCGCTGGCAAAAACGGGGGGGTTGGCTGACGTCTGTGGAACGCTGCCGCGGGAAGTCGCCGCGCTCGGGCACCGCTGTGCGGTGATCTTGCCGGCGTTTCGAAGCGTCCATCGCTCCGGGCTGAAAATCGACACCACCGACATCAGTTTCGCGATCCCGATGTCGCCTGGAAAACTGGTCGGCGGCCGGCTGCTCAGGTGCTTGCTTCCCGAGAGCAACGTGGTCGCGTGGCTGATCGACCAACCCCAATACTTCGATCGCGAATCACTTTACGGAGACTCGCTCGGGGACTACCGCGACAATGCCGAACGGTTCACGTTTTTTTGTCGCGCCGCCCTGGCCGCGTTGATGCGGATCGAGATGGACGTCGACGTGCTGCATTGCAACGACTGGCAATCCGGGTTGATCCCCGCGCTGGTCCAGGCATCACCGACGGCCTACCGATCGCTGTCACGTGCGGCGACGTTGATGACCATTCACAACATGGCCTATCAGGGCAATTTCCATCGCGACGCGTTCGCTTGGACGGGACTGGATTGGAAGCACTTCACGCATGAGTCGTTTGAGTACTACGGACAGCTGAACTTCCTGAAAACGGGGATCGTGTGCGCCGACCATGTCACGACGGTCAGTCCGCGGTATGCCATGGAAATCTGCACGCCGCAGCACGGTTGCGGCCTCGATGGCGTGCTTGCGTCAAAGGGCGGACGGGTGACCGGGATCACCAACGGGATCGATGAGACGGTTTGGAATCCGGCGACCGACAGCACGTTGCCCGTGCGATTCGACGTCGACGATTGGCAGACCGGCAAGGTGGCAAACAAACGTTCGTTGCAGAGCGAATTCGGACTCGAAGAGTCGGATGACGTGCCGATGATCGGCCTGGTCGGACGGCTGGCCGAACAGAAAGGATGGGATTTGATTCTGCCCGTGATTCGCCAACACGTCCGCGAGGGACGACCGACGCAGTGGATGATTCTCGGCAGCGGCGACAAACAGATCGAGACCGAGCTGGCCGCCCTGGCCGCCGAAGCCCCACAGCAGGTCGCCGCCCACATCGGCTTCAACGATGCACTGGCGCACCGGATCGAAGCCGGAGCGGACCTGTTCGTCATGCCCAGCCACTACGAGCCCTGTGGGCTGAATCAGTTGTACAGTTTGCGGTACGGCACGATTCCGATCGTCACAGCCACCGGCGGATTGGCCGACACGGTGGTCGACACGACGGCCGAAAATTTGGCCAACGAAACCGCAACCGGATTTCATTTGCACGAGGTTTCTCCGCGCGGACTGGACGAAGCCGTCGGCCGAGCCCTGCAATTGCGTTATCACGACCAAAAAAATTGGAATAATTTGGTCGAGCGTGCGATGTCGGCGGATTGGTCCTGGAGGAAAAGTGCATCCCAGTATGTAGAGCTTTACGACCACGCAGTTTCCCTTAAGAGGGGCATGGCAAAAACGCCAAAGTAG
- a CDS encoding galactose-1-phosphate uridylyltransferase, whose product MSSDSEQRPPTFSAEADSSSRVGESVSEYREKPGVIDTDTRLASAGETEAMWPGRPARRSVMRSLARSATDSKSRKEAAAYRGDHSTSHTRRDLLTGDWTIFAPKRNERPNDYESKNAPASVAVTTQPAVDADCPFCSGAESRTPEAVWSAKLGDQGAPPIENGATRFAGPHVEVVAGEQDGWDVRVVPNKFPAVSPSEAATGAHVDRHELFPITDVVGGHEVIIESALHAESITEYDPAMVYMTLLAFRDRIRHWRQVPGINYISVFKNCGPEAGASLRHSHSQLIATSLMPHHVRTTMLRCEHHRARTGCSLACDLLRAELAERSRLIDRTDSFVAFCPFASRFGGLIRMTSVEHQPHFDLMTDTSLDQLASFLWRVLSWVKEAFPGKAFNYLLHTCPPGCQQPDAFQWSLDVFPRLSKTAGFEWSCDCMINSLLPESAALRYREIARKHDPRNVLLTR is encoded by the coding sequence ATGTCTTCTGATTCTGAGCAACGACCGCCCACTTTTTCGGCAGAGGCAGATTCTTCCAGCCGGGTCGGTGAAAGCGTCTCAGAATATCGCGAGAAACCGGGTGTCATCGACACCGACACGCGTCTTGCTTCGGCCGGCGAAACCGAGGCCATGTGGCCGGGCCGTCCGGCACGGCGATCGGTGATGCGATCGTTGGCACGTTCGGCAACCGATAGCAAAAGCCGAAAGGAAGCTGCGGCCTATCGTGGCGACCACTCGACGTCGCATACGCGTCGAGACCTGTTGACCGGGGACTGGACGATCTTTGCGCCCAAACGCAACGAGCGCCCCAACGACTACGAATCAAAAAACGCACCCGCGTCGGTTGCCGTTACCACGCAACCGGCCGTCGACGCCGATTGCCCGTTCTGCTCCGGCGCCGAAAGCCGCACCCCCGAAGCCGTTTGGTCGGCCAAGCTGGGTGACCAGGGAGCGCCCCCGATCGAAAACGGGGCAACCCGTTTCGCCGGACCGCACGTCGAAGTCGTTGCGGGGGAACAGGATGGATGGGATGTGCGTGTGGTGCCCAACAAATTCCCAGCGGTCAGCCCCAGCGAGGCCGCGACGGGCGCTCACGTTGATCGCCACGAATTGTTTCCCATCACCGATGTGGTCGGAGGACACGAAGTCATCATCGAATCGGCGCTGCATGCCGAGTCGATCACCGAATATGACCCGGCAATGGTCTACATGACCTTGCTGGCATTTCGCGACCGAATCCGCCACTGGCGGCAGGTGCCCGGAATCAACTACATCAGCGTTTTCAAGAATTGCGGTCCCGAAGCCGGCGCGTCGCTGCGACACAGTCACAGCCAACTGATCGCGACCAGCCTGATGCCACACCATGTCCGCACCACGATGCTTCGCTGTGAACACCATCGGGCCAGGACCGGGTGCTCGCTGGCGTGTGATTTGTTGCGTGCAGAACTTGCCGAGCGAAGCCGGTTGATCGATCGAACCGACTCGTTTGTCGCCTTCTGCCCCTTCGCCAGCCGGTTCGGCGGGCTGATCCGAATGACGTCGGTGGAGCATCAACCGCACTTTGACCTGATGACCGATACCTCCCTGGACCAACTGGCCAGTTTCCTCTGGAGAGTCCTTTCCTGGGTCAAAGAAGCGTTCCCCGGAAAAGCCTTCAACTATCTGCTGCACACCTGCCCGCCCGGCTGCCAGCAGCCGGACGCGTTCCAATGGTCGCTCGATGTCTTTCCCCGATTGAGCAAGACCGCGGGATTTGAGTGGAGTTGCGACTGCATGATCAACTCCCTGTTGCCCGAATCCGCCGCGTTGCGGTACCGCGAAATCGCCCGCAAACACGACCCGCGCAACGTTTTGCTGACGCGGTAA